A segment of the Agromyces sp. H17E-10 genome:
GTTCGAGCCGTAGATGCCCTTGAGATCGGGGTGCGCCGCGATGATCGCCTTGGCGAGGTCGGCCGACTTGGCCTGGTCGCCGCCGCCGTACTGGATGTCGACGATCTCGATGTTCGGCTCGTTCTTCTCCATGTAGTCGACGAACCCGTCGCGGCGCTGCTGGCCGGTGACCGAGGTCTGGTCGTGCACGACGAGGGCGACCTTGCCCTCGTGGCCGACGGCGTCCGCCAGGTGCTTGGCGGCCTCGGCCGCGGCGGCGAGGTTGTCGGTCGCCGCGGTCGTCAGCGGGATGTCGCTGTCGACGCCCGAGTCGAACGCGATGACCGGGATGTTCGAGTCCTTCGCCTGCTGCAGCAGCGGGCCGGCGGCCTGGCTGTCGAGCGCGGCGAAGCCGATCGCGGCGGGGCTCTTGTCGAGCGCCGTCTGCAGCATCTGGATCTGCTGGTCGACGTCGGCCTCGGTGTCGGGGCCCTCGAAGGTGATCTCGACGCCGTACTCGTCGGCCGCCTGCTCGGCGCCCGTCTTCACGGCCTGCCAGAACTGGTGCTGGAAGCCCTTCGAGACGAGGGCGACGTACGGCGTGTCGCCGCTGCCGCCGTCGCCCGAGCCGGAGTCTCCTCCGTCGCTCGCGCAGCCGGCGAGGATCAGGGCCGCGGCGACGGCGCCGACGACGGCGCCCATGGCGCGCTTCTTGAACATGCTCACTCCTTGGTATCGGTGGTGCAGGTGGTGCTGGTTGGGGGATGGGACGGTTTTCGGGGGCCGCCGGGCGTCCATCGGTGCG
Coding sequences within it:
- a CDS encoding ABC transporter substrate-binding protein, which codes for MFKKRAMGAVVGAVAAALILAGCASDGGDSGSGDGGSGDTPYVALVSKGFQHQFWQAVKTGAEQAADEYGVEITFEGPDTEADVDQQIQMLQTALDKSPAAIGFAALDSQAAGPLLQQAKDSNIPVIAFDSGVDSDIPLTTAATDNLAAAAEAAKHLADAVGHEGKVALVVHDQTSVTGQQRRDGFVDYMEKNEPNIEIVDIQYGGGDQAKSADLAKAIIAAHPDLKGIYGSNEGSAIGVVQAVKELGIDPAKLAVVGFDSGKAQMDAIRDGLMLGAITQNPIGIGYETVKAAVEAIDGKELPKTIDTGFYWYDASNIDDEEIQAVLYE